Proteins encoded within one genomic window of Brachybacterium sp. P6-10-X1:
- a CDS encoding glycoside hydrolase family 172 protein, with the protein MTSPARSLAALRAVQTRSISPENVDGSVGGGGRATEGTGAEAARDLGQGWKVSPSVDVKAGETFTLADIDSAGVITHLWITTHTDHWRQLVVRAYWDGAEEPAVEVPYGDFFASGWGVFAQVDSQMIAANPHGGFNSYWPMPFREGARLTLENTSDTDARVYYQVTYELGGDHHEDAYFHAQWRRSNPLPEATEHVLLEGIEGQGQYVGTYIAWGVNSNGWWGEGEIKFYLDDDDPDGGFPTIAGTGTEDYFGGAWNFDVPGEGYTAFSTPYLGMPQVIRPDGLYVAQQRFGMYRWHVADPIHFSTGLPRVDIQALGWKSAGRYLPLRDDIASTAIFYLDRPATTRPAAPTFDAMEIHLGTGPGPHSPVGPARR; encoded by the coding sequence GTGACGTCTCCTGCCCGCTCTCTCGCCGCCCTGCGCGCCGTCCAGACCCGCTCGATCAGCCCCGAGAACGTCGACGGCTCCGTCGGCGGCGGCGGACGCGCCACCGAGGGCACCGGCGCGGAGGCCGCCCGCGATCTCGGTCAGGGCTGGAAGGTCTCGCCCAGCGTGGACGTGAAGGCCGGGGAGACCTTCACCCTCGCCGACATCGACTCCGCCGGCGTGATCACCCACCTCTGGATCACCACCCACACCGACCACTGGCGCCAGCTCGTGGTGCGCGCCTACTGGGACGGGGCCGAGGAGCCCGCGGTCGAGGTGCCCTACGGCGACTTCTTCGCCAGCGGTTGGGGCGTCTTCGCGCAGGTCGATTCGCAGATGATCGCCGCGAATCCGCACGGCGGCTTCAACTCCTACTGGCCGATGCCGTTCCGGGAGGGCGCCCGCCTCACCCTCGAGAACACCTCGGACACCGACGCCCGCGTCTACTACCAGGTGACCTACGAGCTCGGCGGCGACCACCACGAGGACGCCTACTTCCACGCCCAGTGGCGCCGTTCGAACCCGCTGCCGGAAGCCACCGAGCACGTCCTGCTCGAGGGCATCGAGGGCCAGGGGCAGTACGTCGGCACCTATATCGCCTGGGGCGTCAACTCCAACGGCTGGTGGGGCGAGGGCGAGATCAAGTTCTACCTGGACGACGACGACCCCGACGGCGGGTTCCCCACGATCGCCGGCACCGGCACCGAGGACTACTTCGGCGGCGCCTGGAACTTCGACGTCCCCGGCGAGGGCTACACCGCCTTCTCCACCCCCTACCTCGGGATGCCGCAGGTGATCCGGCCCGACGGGCTCTACGTCGCCCAGCAGCGCTTCGGGATGTACCGCTGGCACGTGGCCGACCCGATCCACTTCTCCACCGGCCTGCCGCGCGTGGACATCCAGGCACTGGGCTGGAAGAGCGCCGGACGCTACCTGCCCCTGCGCGATGACATCGCCTCGACCGCGATCTTCTACCTCGACCGGCCCGCCACCACCCGGCCCGCGGCGCCGACCTTCGACGCCATGGAGATCCATCTCGGCACCGGCCCCGGCCCCCACAGCCCCGTCGGCCCCGCCCGCCGCTGA
- a CDS encoding extracellular solute-binding protein — MKRRTLLCAAGASATAAGLAACGSGTPGQQADDPAAKGRTQVEFWGNVFTTPENAWYEKIVKDFNAAQDDVYINYQVVPGDAWDQKLKAAQAAGTAPDLYIQPGRLDTAARTGLLMPLDDLFAADVLAGITDAAKEVSQYQGQFYAFPLLVEPQMTLYWNKDLFEQAGLDPETPPTSWDEMYDACEALAPVMGNGEFPLNTAVDSGTFGWTTVAAQLHVAGHLPISEDWSTADAEDAKYEELIGFYKTLQGEGWIPRQPLGEGNSAQAFGEKKVAMQSQGSWAMSELAADYPDVVSATGVAPWVQSDGDLTHSISTIGNMKWVVDAKAKEPEATASFIEWALGGDPEVLKPFFVDTQFTKAPARDEVTEVVNADPAAEDAPWSDVVFEDIVPHCIPEAQYPWDINLAMGDALQAGMLGEASPAEALGTAQKEIQKVIDREGLAEIRAEMDA, encoded by the coding sequence ATGAAGCGACGCACCCTCCTCTGCGCAGCAGGAGCCTCCGCGACCGCCGCCGGCCTCGCCGCCTGCGGCAGCGGCACCCCCGGCCAGCAGGCCGACGACCCGGCCGCGAAGGGCCGCACCCAGGTCGAGTTCTGGGGAAACGTGTTCACGACGCCGGAGAACGCCTGGTACGAGAAGATCGTCAAGGATTTCAACGCCGCCCAGGACGACGTGTACATCAACTACCAGGTGGTCCCCGGGGACGCCTGGGACCAGAAGCTCAAGGCCGCACAAGCCGCCGGGACGGCCCCGGACCTCTACATCCAGCCCGGCCGCCTCGACACCGCTGCCCGCACCGGGCTGCTGATGCCGCTGGACGATCTCTTCGCGGCCGATGTCCTGGCGGGAATCACGGATGCGGCGAAGGAGGTCTCCCAGTACCAGGGGCAGTTCTACGCGTTCCCCCTGCTGGTCGAGCCGCAGATGACGCTGTACTGGAACAAGGACCTGTTCGAGCAGGCGGGCCTGGACCCCGAGACGCCGCCGACCTCGTGGGACGAGATGTACGACGCCTGCGAGGCGCTCGCCCCCGTGATGGGCAACGGCGAGTTCCCCCTGAACACCGCCGTGGACTCGGGGACCTTCGGCTGGACCACCGTCGCCGCGCAGCTGCACGTGGCCGGCCACCTGCCGATCTCCGAGGACTGGTCCACGGCGGACGCGGAGGATGCGAAGTACGAGGAGCTCATCGGCTTCTACAAGACGCTGCAGGGCGAGGGCTGGATCCCGCGTCAGCCGCTGGGCGAGGGCAACTCCGCACAGGCGTTCGGCGAGAAGAAGGTGGCGATGCAGTCGCAGGGCTCGTGGGCCATGTCTGAGCTGGCCGCCGATTATCCCGACGTGGTGTCCGCGACAGGGGTGGCCCCGTGGGTGCAGAGCGACGGGGACCTCACGCATTCGATCTCCACCATCGGCAACATGAAGTGGGTGGTCGACGCGAAGGCCAAGGAGCCCGAGGCCACGGCGAGCTTCATCGAGTGGGCGCTGGGCGGGGATCCCGAGGTGCTGAAGCCCTTCTTCGTGGACACCCAGTTCACCAAGGCACCGGCGCGCGACGAGGTCACCGAGGTCGTGAACGCCGATCCCGCCGCCGAGGACGCCCCGTGGTCCGACGTCGTGTTCGAGGACATCGTCCCCCACTGCATCCCGGAGGCGCAGTACCCCTGGGACATCAACCTGGCGATGGGCGACGCCCTCCAGGCGGGGATGCTCGGCGAGGCCTCCCCCGCCGAAGCGCTCGGGACAGCGCAGAAGGAGATCCAGAAGGTCATCGACCGCGAGGGCTTGGCCGAGATCCGCGCCGAGATGGACGCCTGA
- a CDS encoding LacI family DNA-binding transcriptional regulator, with product MVSPRPTIMDVARTAGVSSATVSRVINGASTVDKQLSRRVRAAVRSTGYVPNAMGRSLRRGGTSQVAVVAPDAENPYFTQIIGEVERIARRDHYSVTVAHTEDDLDIERDCFAQLVGRHVSGVLLVPVHSIHTDLSLLTEAGIPVVLVDRWIEGAATDLVATDNLDAGRQAAQHLHERGFHAPAVLAGPAELRTTEDRVRGYLGAWREAGVSIEDSAILRGDLHVESGRAMMRRILDAGKADCVYVTNNRMSAGAFEAMRGVADAPALLATDDDLWTRLVTPSVSVVHQPVRATSRAAARMLGQRMANPDEEPSTTLLRSRIIERESTAPR from the coding sequence ATGGTGTCGCCGAGACCCACGATCATGGACGTGGCGCGCACCGCGGGGGTCTCCTCGGCGACGGTCTCCCGCGTCATCAACGGCGCGTCGACCGTCGACAAGCAGCTGTCACGGCGGGTGCGGGCCGCCGTGCGGTCCACGGGGTACGTCCCCAACGCGATGGGCCGCTCCCTGCGGCGGGGCGGGACCTCCCAGGTCGCGGTGGTCGCGCCCGACGCGGAGAACCCGTACTTCACGCAGATCATCGGCGAGGTCGAGCGGATCGCCCGCCGGGACCACTACTCGGTGACCGTCGCCCACACGGAGGACGACCTCGACATCGAGCGGGACTGCTTCGCCCAGCTGGTGGGTCGCCATGTCTCCGGCGTGCTGCTGGTCCCGGTCCACAGCATCCACACGGACCTGTCCCTGCTCACCGAGGCCGGCATCCCCGTGGTGCTCGTGGACCGCTGGATCGAGGGGGCCGCCACGGACCTGGTCGCCACGGACAACCTCGACGCGGGACGGCAGGCCGCCCAGCACCTGCACGAGCGCGGGTTCCACGCGCCGGCGGTGCTCGCCGGGCCCGCGGAGCTGCGCACCACCGAGGACCGCGTCCGCGGGTATCTCGGCGCATGGCGGGAGGCCGGGGTGAGCATCGAGGACTCGGCGATCCTCCGCGGTGACCTGCACGTGGAATCCGGCAGGGCGATGATGCGGCGGATCCTGGATGCGGGGAAGGCGGACTGCGTCTACGTCACCAACAACCGTATGTCCGCCGGCGCCTTCGAGGCGATGCGCGGGGTCGCGGACGCGCCCGCGCTGCTGGCCACCGACGACGACCTGTGGACCCGCCTGGTCACGCCCTCGGTCTCCGTGGTCCACCAGCCGGTGCGGGCCACCAGCCGCGCCGCCGCCCGCATGCTCGGCCAGCGCATGGCGAATCCCGACGAGGAACCCTCCACCACGCTGCTGCGCTCACGGATCATCGAACGGGAGTCCACGGCGCCGCGGTGA
- a CDS encoding FBP domain-containing protein: MRPLTDHQIRTSFINASKGDAKRAQLPDLAAVAWEEIDYLGWQDARKPLLHYVALEVDDELVCLLLRGTGAAPPRKMMCAWCEDVIDGLHAASFAAPRGGAEGRRGNTIGTSLCADFRCSKNVRRAPTAFEMQTEDEALLAYHRQERIDGLRERSTGFARAVMAG; encoded by the coding sequence ATGAGACCCCTGACCGACCACCAGATCCGCACGTCCTTCATCAACGCCAGCAAGGGCGACGCGAAGCGCGCCCAGCTGCCCGACCTCGCCGCCGTGGCGTGGGAGGAGATCGACTATCTCGGGTGGCAGGACGCCCGCAAGCCGCTGCTGCACTACGTCGCCCTCGAGGTCGACGACGAGCTCGTCTGCCTGCTGCTGCGCGGCACCGGCGCGGCACCGCCGCGGAAGATGATGTGCGCCTGGTGCGAGGACGTCATCGACGGCCTCCACGCAGCGTCCTTCGCCGCCCCGCGCGGCGGCGCCGAGGGCCGACGCGGCAACACGATCGGCACGTCGCTGTGCGCCGACTTCCGCTGCTCGAAGAACGTGCGCCGGGCGCCGACGGCGTTCGAGATGCAGACGGAGGACGAGGCGCTGCTCGCGTACCACCGCCAGGAGCGGATCGACGGTCTGCGCGAGCGGTCCACCGGTTTCGCCCGCGCCGTGATGGCCGGCTGA
- a CDS encoding carbohydrate ABC transporter permease, producing the protein MKGIELARTAGTASGGGSSRPASVGITRARRERRAAFWFLLPDTVGLLVFVAVPMVLAIVLGFFRVDGFGSFDFIGIDNYVRMAGDPQFWSSVRITLIYLVAVVPLIFVIGLGLALLVQQKLPFIGLIRSALFVPYVVSLVVVAMVWQFMLADRVGVLSRVLGLFGFENISPLGEPSLALATVILVTVWFQMGYYMIIFLAGLQDIPGEYYEAARIDGASAWQRLVRITLPLLRPTSFFVLVTATVAVMTGGLDLIFVLTGGGPAGATSLLIFYIYEQAFLFGELGYAAAVGSVLVVAMLAWSLAMFALTKGGRFE; encoded by the coding sequence GTGAAAGGCATCGAACTCGCCCGCACCGCGGGCACGGCCAGCGGCGGCGGCTCCTCGCGGCCCGCCTCCGTCGGCATCACCCGGGCGCGCCGGGAGCGGCGCGCGGCCTTCTGGTTCCTGCTGCCGGACACCGTGGGGCTGCTGGTCTTCGTCGCCGTGCCGATGGTGCTCGCGATCGTCCTGGGCTTCTTCCGGGTCGACGGATTCGGCTCCTTCGACTTCATCGGCATCGACAACTACGTGCGCATGGCCGGGGATCCGCAGTTCTGGTCCAGCGTGCGCATCACGCTGATCTACCTGGTGGCGGTGGTCCCGCTGATCTTCGTGATCGGTCTGGGCCTGGCGCTGCTGGTGCAGCAGAAGCTCCCCTTCATCGGGCTGATCCGCTCCGCGCTGTTCGTCCCCTACGTGGTCAGCCTGGTGGTGGTGGCGATGGTCTGGCAGTTCATGCTGGCAGATCGCGTCGGCGTCCTCAGCCGGGTGCTCGGTCTGTTCGGCTTCGAGAACATCTCCCCGCTGGGCGAGCCGTCCCTCGCGCTGGCCACGGTGATCCTGGTGACCGTCTGGTTCCAGATGGGCTACTACATGATCATCTTCCTGGCCGGCCTGCAGGACATCCCCGGCGAGTACTACGAGGCGGCCCGCATCGACGGTGCGAGCGCCTGGCAGCGCCTGGTACGGATCACGCTGCCGCTGCTGCGGCCGACGAGCTTCTTCGTGCTGGTCACCGCGACCGTCGCGGTGATGACCGGCGGGCTGGACCTGATCTTCGTGCTCACCGGCGGCGGCCCCGCCGGTGCCACGTCCCTGCTGATCTTCTACATCTACGAGCAGGCGTTCCTGTTCGGCGAGCTCGGGTACGCCGCCGCCGTCGGCTCCGTGCTGGTCGTCGCGATGCTCGCCTGGTCCTTGGCGATGTTCGCCCTGACCAAGGGAGGCCGATTCGAATGA
- a CDS encoding carbohydrate ABC transporter permease, which translates to MTTPHTSRRTRWSPQKIALMVLGIVLALATIFPLVWMITGAFKPASEVNGSAILPSDPTLENFIYVFTQVPFLRYMANSFVVSAAVTVLALWFHSMAAYALARLRFPGRETIFLLIFSTMLVSLPVILIPTFVVVRTLGMVDSYAGLIIPAIFNAFGIFLLRQFYVSLPAELEEAALMDGASYWRIYRSIILPLSRPILSALTVFFFLTNWNSFVWPLTITSNPDLRVVQLGIATFQQQYAADWNYVLAAATVAAMPTLLIFFFFQRQIVESIKSAGFK; encoded by the coding sequence ATGACGACGCCGCACACATCTCGACGCACCCGCTGGAGCCCGCAGAAGATCGCGCTGATGGTGCTCGGCATCGTCCTGGCGCTGGCGACGATCTTCCCCCTGGTGTGGATGATCACCGGCGCCTTCAAGCCCGCCTCCGAGGTGAACGGCTCCGCGATCCTCCCCTCGGATCCGACGCTGGAGAACTTCATCTACGTGTTCACGCAGGTGCCGTTCCTGCGCTACATGGCCAACAGCTTCGTGGTCTCCGCGGCGGTCACGGTGCTGGCGCTGTGGTTCCACTCGATGGCCGCCTACGCCCTGGCCCGGCTGCGGTTCCCCGGGCGAGAGACGATCTTCCTGCTGATCTTCTCGACCATGCTGGTGAGCCTGCCGGTGATCCTGATCCCCACCTTCGTGGTCGTGCGCACCCTGGGCATGGTCGACTCCTACGCGGGGCTGATCATCCCGGCGATCTTCAACGCCTTCGGCATCTTCCTGCTGCGACAGTTCTACGTCTCGCTGCCGGCCGAGCTCGAGGAGGCGGCGCTGATGGACGGTGCGAGCTACTGGCGGATCTACCGCAGCATCATCCTGCCGCTGAGCCGACCGATCCTCTCGGCCTTGACGGTGTTCTTCTTCCTGACGAACTGGAACTCCTTCGTCTGGCCGCTGACGATCACCTCGAACCCGGATCTTCGGGTGGTCCAGCTGGGCATCGCCACGTTCCAGCAGCAGTACGCCGCGGACTGGAACTACGTGCTCGCGGCGGCCACCGTCGCGGCGATGCCGACGCTGCTGATCTTCTTCTTCTTCCAACGCCAGATCGTGGAGTCGATCAAGTCCGCGGGGTTCAAGTAG
- a CDS encoding aldo/keto reductase, translated as MTAPTRRIGSLIVSALGLGAMPLSQGRGEPAPHERSMATIHAALDAGVTFLDTADIYAPTWDTMGHNEQLVAEAVRTWEGGRSGVVIASKGGITRTAEGGGRDGSTAYLRSALEKSLRELGTDVIDLYYWHRPDRSIRYAEGVEALAAFQQEGLIREVGISNANVEEIDVARDVLGEGGLAAVQNEFSPTFFHTSLRELRHCAEHDIAFVPWSPLGGTGGGASAVGERFPQIQRIADSHGVSPQLVVLAWELSLDERVVPIPGASRPESIVDSAGAMALDLGREDLEQLNQIIA; from the coding sequence ATGACTGCACCCACCCGCCGCATCGGCTCCCTGATCGTCTCCGCCCTCGGCCTCGGTGCCATGCCGCTGTCGCAGGGGCGCGGGGAGCCCGCCCCGCACGAGCGGTCGATGGCCACGATCCACGCCGCCCTCGACGCCGGCGTCACCTTCCTCGACACCGCCGACATCTACGCGCCCACCTGGGACACCATGGGTCACAACGAACAGCTCGTCGCCGAGGCCGTGCGCACCTGGGAAGGGGGCCGCTCCGGTGTCGTGATCGCCTCCAAGGGCGGCATCACCCGCACTGCGGAGGGCGGCGGCCGCGACGGGTCCACCGCCTACCTGCGCTCGGCGCTGGAGAAGTCGCTGCGGGAGCTGGGCACCGACGTCATCGACCTGTACTACTGGCACCGTCCGGACCGCAGCATCCGCTACGCCGAGGGCGTCGAGGCGCTCGCCGCCTTCCAGCAGGAAGGTCTGATCCGCGAGGTCGGCATCTCCAACGCCAACGTCGAGGAGATCGACGTGGCCCGGGACGTGCTGGGCGAGGGCGGTCTCGCGGCGGTCCAGAACGAGTTCTCGCCGACGTTCTTCCACACCAGCCTGCGCGAGCTGCGCCACTGCGCCGAGCACGACATCGCCTTCGTCCCCTGGTCGCCGTTGGGCGGCACCGGCGGCGGGGCGAGCGCCGTGGGGGAGAGGTTCCCCCAGATCCAGCGCATCGCCGACTCCCACGGGGTCAGCCCGCAGCTTGTCGTCCTCGCCTGGGAGCTGTCGCTCGACGAGCGCGTCGTGCCGATCCCCGGCGCCAGCCGCCCCGAGTCGATCGTCGACTCCGCCGGGGCCATGGCCCTCGATCTCGGCCGCGAGGACCTCGAGCAGCTGAACCAGATCATCGCCTGA
- a CDS encoding fucose isomerase → MTTTAPYQMPTVRQAAPAPAKTVYLIPSGDLRESANVPAWPFQQELERIVADAVDATGWQVRRGFEPDQELGHGFIRSQRMGMEVFRHIPAEAPLIVATANWQYSHHVLAGLRTHRGPILTVANFAPEWPGLVGLLNLNGGLTKMDREYSTLWTVDGSDDFFRDGIATWVETGAITHDDSHVRPLPHLPGTAEVELGRALADQLLTDKAIIGVFDEGCMGMYNAIIDDEMLNPLGIYKERLSQSALWAEMQTVTDEEAEAIGAWLKDAGMTFRLGTDEATELTESQLRSQYAMYIAALRLSDDFGLDAVGVQYQQGLKDVTAASDLVEGLLNNVQRPPVTSRDGSRVLWEGKALPNFNEVDEGVAVDALVTNRIWTAMGMDPATTLHDVRWGEEFDGQYVWVYEISGSVPPSHFVRGYADAEGWRQGPEFFPAGGSTINGVSKPGEIVWSRVYVEGGGLHVDIGRGSVVELPDEEVARRKQSTNPEWPIANVVLHGVSRDQFMGRHKANHAQLVYADDAGAADRALTAKAALFHRLGVTVHLCGDAVIVED, encoded by the coding sequence ATGACCACCACCGCCCCGTACCAGATGCCCACGGTCCGCCAGGCCGCGCCGGCCCCGGCGAAGACCGTCTACCTCATCCCCAGCGGCGACCTCCGCGAGAGCGCCAACGTCCCCGCCTGGCCCTTCCAGCAGGAGCTCGAACGGATCGTCGCGGACGCCGTCGACGCCACCGGGTGGCAGGTCCGGCGCGGCTTCGAGCCCGATCAGGAGCTCGGCCACGGCTTCATCCGCTCCCAGCGCATGGGCATGGAGGTCTTCCGGCACATCCCGGCCGAGGCGCCGCTGATCGTGGCGACCGCCAACTGGCAGTACAGCCACCACGTCCTGGCGGGGCTGCGCACCCACCGCGGCCCGATCCTGACGGTGGCGAACTTCGCCCCCGAATGGCCCGGTCTGGTGGGGCTGCTGAACCTCAACGGCGGGCTGACGAAGATGGACCGGGAGTACTCGACCCTGTGGACGGTCGACGGCAGCGACGACTTCTTCCGGGACGGGATCGCCACCTGGGTCGAGACCGGCGCGATCACGCACGACGACTCCCACGTCCGGCCGCTGCCGCACCTGCCCGGCACCGCCGAGGTCGAGCTCGGCCGCGCGCTCGCCGACCAGCTCCTGACCGACAAGGCCATCATCGGGGTCTTCGACGAGGGCTGCATGGGCATGTACAACGCCATCATCGACGACGAGATGCTCAACCCGCTGGGGATCTACAAGGAGCGCCTGAGCCAGTCCGCCCTGTGGGCCGAGATGCAGACCGTCACCGACGAGGAGGCCGAGGCGATCGGCGCCTGGCTGAAGGACGCGGGCATGACCTTCCGCCTCGGCACCGACGAGGCCACCGAACTCACCGAGTCCCAGCTGCGCAGCCAGTACGCGATGTACATCGCCGCGCTGCGCCTCAGCGACGACTTCGGCCTCGACGCCGTCGGCGTCCAGTACCAGCAGGGACTCAAGGACGTCACCGCCGCCTCCGACCTCGTCGAGGGCCTGCTGAACAACGTCCAGCGCCCGCCGGTGACCAGCCGGGACGGCTCCCGAGTGCTGTGGGAGGGCAAGGCCCTGCCGAACTTCAACGAGGTCGATGAGGGCGTCGCGGTCGACGCCCTGGTCACCAACCGGATCTGGACCGCCATGGGCATGGATCCCGCCACCACGCTGCACGACGTGCGCTGGGGCGAGGAGTTCGACGGGCAGTACGTGTGGGTCTACGAGATCTCCGGCTCCGTCCCGCCCAGCCACTTCGTCCGCGGGTACGCCGACGCCGAGGGCTGGCGGCAGGGCCCGGAGTTCTTCCCGGCCGGCGGCTCCACCATCAACGGCGTCTCCAAGCCCGGCGAGATCGTCTGGTCGCGCGTCTACGTCGAAGGCGGCGGCCTGCACGTGGACATCGGCCGGGGCAGCGTCGTGGAGCTCCCGGACGAGGAGGTCGCCCGGCGCAAGCAGTCCACCAACCCCGAGTGGCCGATCGCCAACGTCGTGCTGCACGGGGTGAGCCGTGACCAGTTCATGGGCCGGCACAAGGCCAACCACGCCCAGCTCGTCTACGCTGACGACGCGGGGGCGGCCGACCGGGCGCTGACGGCCAAGGCCGCGCTGTTCCACCGCCTCGGCGTGACCGTGCACCTGTGCGGCGACGCCGTGATCGTCGAAGACTGA
- a CDS encoding SDR family oxidoreductase, whose translation MGDGTRALAVLGATGTLGRSVVAAARRDGHEGREVARSRGVDVMTGQGLAAALEGADAIIECLKPPQLDDTAGPWFEGAARTLGEHAVAAGVPRTVAISIVGIDHMQDYGFYRAQRVHEQAVRAHCPGPVLVRATQFHDFVGSQLRPAGDHVEVMEVPSQSVDTRAVAELLLAQALAADPAPLVQIAGPRPENTLDQARRLLAARGDDIEVVGVPASDSMRAGGMLPGPEAILAGPTYDQWLAEVEGPGRGR comes from the coding sequence ATGGGAGACGGGACCAGAGCACTGGCGGTCCTCGGCGCGACGGGGACGCTGGGGCGCTCCGTGGTCGCGGCGGCACGACGTGACGGGCACGAGGGCCGCGAGGTCGCCCGCTCCCGCGGCGTCGACGTGATGACCGGACAGGGGCTCGCGGCAGCGCTGGAGGGCGCGGACGCGATCATCGAGTGCCTCAAGCCCCCGCAGCTGGACGACACCGCCGGGCCGTGGTTCGAGGGCGCGGCGCGGACCCTGGGGGAGCATGCCGTCGCCGCGGGCGTGCCTCGCACCGTGGCGATCTCCATCGTCGGGATCGACCACATGCAGGACTACGGCTTCTACCGCGCCCAGCGCGTCCACGAGCAGGCCGTGCGCGCCCACTGCCCGGGCCCGGTGCTGGTGCGCGCCACCCAGTTCCACGACTTCGTCGGCTCGCAGCTGCGCCCGGCGGGCGACCACGTCGAGGTGATGGAGGTGCCCTCCCAGAGCGTGGACACCCGGGCCGTCGCCGAGCTGCTGCTCGCCCAGGCGCTCGCCGCGGACCCCGCGCCGCTGGTCCAGATCGCGGGTCCCCGCCCGGAGAACACCCTGGACCAGGCGCGCCGACTGCTCGCCGCGCGCGGGGACGACATCGAGGTCGTCGGCGTCCCGGCCAGCGATTCCATGCGCGCCGGAGGGATGCTGCCGGGCCCGGAGGCGATCCTCGCGGGACCGACCTACGACCAGTGGCTCGCCGAGGTCGAGGGTCCCGGTCGGGGCCGCTGA
- a CDS encoding sugar ABC transporter substrate-binding protein: MRTHPFSGSPGPGGPASPGGPRRRDLLRAGGATLGGVGAASALAACSSGGAGSSDPMQFWQFYAPVAQQDPNLQAQSEWFLSRIKSWEEAGGHSIAPVYIPGYTDPTNTRLITAFASGAGPDIFLISPGDFLRYYNGGVLEDLTPYMEQEAIEDFYPQALATRTVDDRIYGLPMEQEPLAIFYDVAAFEEQGLSEADLPTTWEQMLELGQTMTGGERAGLVLETLPGYYQNFTFYPWLWQTGADVIDAASQRPVFDSDGAVQALQLFQDAIRTGAAPRTRPANGDIVSAMTGGYAAMWQGGIFDVAALTQNAPDYEYGVFTLPAPSGADSVTCLGGWAWCVNARGRDPEAAARFTVEVMGSMSQESIDAGVEWNGVAKGNIAARASVTEAIGNDGAFENPILQQFRDEILPTGRAEPRFPPVIYKAVSNAIQATMLGGADAAEQAEIAQGALESYLETYEGGPLL; encoded by the coding sequence ATGAGAACCCACCCCTTCAGCGGATCCCCCGGACCAGGCGGACCTGCCAGTCCAGGCGGACCACGCAGACGAGACCTGCTGCGGGCCGGCGGCGCGACCCTCGGCGGCGTCGGCGCCGCCTCCGCCCTCGCCGCCTGCTCGTCGGGCGGCGCGGGCAGCTCCGACCCGATGCAGTTCTGGCAGTTCTACGCCCCGGTCGCGCAGCAGGACCCGAACCTGCAGGCGCAGAGCGAGTGGTTCCTGTCCAGGATCAAGAGCTGGGAGGAGGCGGGCGGCCATTCCATCGCGCCGGTCTACATCCCCGGCTACACCGATCCCACCAACACCCGGCTGATCACCGCCTTCGCCTCCGGGGCGGGCCCGGACATCTTCCTCATCTCCCCCGGCGACTTCCTGCGCTACTACAACGGAGGGGTCCTGGAGGACCTCACGCCGTACATGGAGCAGGAGGCGATCGAGGACTTCTACCCCCAGGCGCTGGCCACCCGCACGGTCGACGACCGCATCTACGGACTGCCGATGGAGCAGGAGCCGCTGGCGATCTTCTACGACGTCGCCGCCTTCGAGGAGCAGGGCCTGTCCGAGGCGGACCTGCCCACCACCTGGGAGCAGATGCTCGAGCTCGGGCAGACGATGACCGGGGGCGAGCGCGCCGGGCTGGTGCTGGAGACCCTGCCCGGGTACTACCAGAACTTCACTTTCTATCCCTGGCTGTGGCAGACCGGCGCGGACGTCATCGACGCTGCCAGCCAGCGCCCCGTCTTCGACAGCGACGGTGCGGTCCAGGCCCTGCAGCTGTTCCAGGACGCCATCCGCACCGGGGCCGCACCCCGCACACGCCCCGCCAACGGCGACATCGTCAGCGCCATGACCGGCGGTTACGCCGCCATGTGGCAGGGCGGGATCTTCGACGTGGCTGCCCTGACCCAGAACGCGCCGGACTACGAATACGGCGTGTTCACCCTGCCGGCCCCCTCCGGCGCCGACTCGGTGACCTGCCTGGGCGGCTGGGCGTGGTGCGTCAACGCCCGCGGCCGAGATCCCGAGGCCGCCGCCCGGTTCACGGTCGAGGTGATGGGCTCGATGAGCCAGGAGTCGATCGACGCCGGCGTCGAGTGGAACGGGGTCGCCAAGGGGAACATCGCCGCCCGCGCCTCGGTCACCGAGGCGATCGGGAACGACGGCGCCTTCGAGAACCCCATCCTCCAGCAGTTCCGCGACGAGATCCTGCCCACCGGGCGGGCCGAGCCGCGCTTCCCGCCCGTCATCTACAAGGCGGTCTCCAACGCGATCCAGGCCACGATGCTCGGTGGCGCGGACGCCGCGGAGCAGGCCGAGATCGCCCAGGGGGCCCTCGAGAGCTACCTGGAGACCTATGAAGGAGGGCCGCTGCTGTGA